A single region of the Nicotiana sylvestris chromosome 6, ASM39365v2, whole genome shotgun sequence genome encodes:
- the LOC138871633 gene encoding uncharacterized protein, producing MGRGRPRGGSQVGRVQPAIVQSGSTYSYVSSLFARFLVISPDPLGTPVHVSTPVGDSVVVDQIYRSCVVTFCGFETRADLLLLDMIDFEVILGMEWLSPYHTILDCHAKTISLVMLGLPRLEWKGFTVDTPSRVISFLKARHIVEKGCLAYLAYVQDTTAESPTIDSVPVVRKFVDVFLSDLSIMPPDRDIDFCIALAPGTQTISIPLYRMAPRKLKENLEELLEKGFVRPSVSP from the exons ATGGGTAgaggccgtcctagaggtggaaGCCAGGTAGGGAGAGTTCAGCCAGCTATTgttcagtcag ggtctacttattcatatgtatcatctctgtttgctcgtttcctggttatttctcctGACCCTTTGGGCACTCCTGTCCATGTGTCCACTCCTGTTGGTGATTCTGTGGTTGTAGATCAGATCTACCGGTcttgtgtggtcacattctgtggtttcgagactagagcgGATCTCCTGTTGCTTGACATGattgactttgaggtcatcctgggtaTGGAGTGGTTGTCTCCATATCACAccatcctagattgccatgccaagactatttcATTAGTGATGCTAGGGTTaccgaggttggagtggaagggtttcACAGTTGATACACCTAGTCGGGTTATTTCTTtcttgaaggctcgacatatagtcgagaaggggtgtttggcttatctagcttatgttcaggacaccaccgcagagtctccgacgattgattcagttccagtagttcgaAAGTTTGTCGATGTGTTTCTATCTGATCTTTCTATCATGCCACCAGATCgcgatattgatttctgtattgctTTGGCTCCAGGAACCCAGACTATATCTATTCCACTGTACCGTATGGCTCCTAGGAAGTTGAAGGAGAATCTTGAGGAGTTGTTGGAGAAGGGGTTTGTTAGGCCCAGTGTATCGCCttag
- the LOC104224416 gene encoding AT-hook motif nuclear-localized protein 13-like isoform X1 → MNSQESQQGHHQPHHHIHSLPHQLHHPHHQQPHGIMAALPQQHQHQHQHNSYGLPDNVNNMKLPQQQNPGFALDYIDGGPSSPRGTSPARKKRGRPRKYSPSPDGNNIALGLSPTPLLTPISDSAAGGGPATPSSENSSKKLRGRPPTPLKKQLDALGTGGVGFTPHVILVNVGEDIASKLLAFSEQGPRTVCILSAHGAIRNVILRQPAMGGSTVTCEGRFEIISLSGSFFRSESNSGRTSSLSVSLAGSDGRVLGGGVAGLLTAATPVQVIVGSFIAEGKKPKSKTPSSTPPPSNMLNFGAPHLGASLPSQDASSDSSDENGGSPLSHEQGPYGNAGQPLHGMPMYANMGWPNNSMKMVP, encoded by the exons ATGAATTCCCAAGAATCccaacaaggtcaccatcaaccCCACCACCATATTCACTCCCTACCCCACCAACtccaccacccccaccaccaacAACCCCACGGAATAATGGCGGCGCTGCCTCAACAACACCAACACCAACACCAACACAATTCGTACGGTTTGCCTGACAACGTTAATAATATGAAACTACCGCAACAACAAAACCCTGGATTTGCTTTAGATTACATTGATGGTGGGCCGTCGTCACCTAGGGGTACTTCGCCGGCAAGGAAGAAGCGAGGGCGGCCCAGAAAGTACTCTCCTAGTCCTGATGGTAACAACATAGCTTTGGGCCTCTCTCCTACTCCACTACTTACTCCCATTTCTGATTCTGCTGCTGGTGGTGGGCCCGCTACTCCCTCTTCTGAAAACTCCTCCAAGAAGCTCAGAGGCAGACCTCCTACCCCTTTAAAGAAACAGCTCGACGCACTAG GTACAGGCGGAGTTGGCTTTACACCACATGTAATCTTGGTGAACGTTGGGGAg GACATAGCATCGAAGCTACTGGCTTTCTCAGAGCAAGGACCGCGTACAGTTTGCATTCTATCTGCACATGGAGCCATTCGTAATGTCATCCTCCGGCAACCAGCCATGGGTGGTAGCACTGTGACTTGCGAG GGCCGATTTGAAATCATCTCTTTATCAGGTTCGTTCTTCCGCTCTGAAAGTAACAGTGGCAGAACAAGTAGTCTAAGTGTGTCACTGGCCGGGTCAGACGGTAGAGTTTTGGGCGGTGGAGTTGCAGGACTGCTCACGGCTGCAACACCAGTACAG GTGATTGTGGGTAGCTTCATTGCGGAGGGGAAAAAGCCGAAGTCTAAGACACCATCTTCAACACCACCACCTTCCAATATGTTGAATTTTGGTGCTCCGCACTTGGGGGCGAGCCTTCCTTCCCAGGATGCCTCAAGCGACTCATCTGATGAAAATGGGGGTAGTCCTCTCAGTCATGAACAAGGACCTTATGGTAATGCAGGTCAACCATTGCACGGTATGCCAATGTATGCAAACATGGGCTGGCCAAACAACAGTATGAAAATGGTTCCTTAA
- the LOC104224417 gene encoding transcriptional regulator SUPERMAN-like, with product MWKPKDDDDSWEIRAFEEDTSNSMGATWPPRSYTCTFCRREFRSAQALGGHMNVHRRDRAKLNQTPLASNSSTTFPNANSTLLIQTPEFITNGGLCLLYSLPNNPNTIFNPSTVNSSVDPSTLLTIPPSFMNNLMSSCTPPSLNFPINQPQNINSSSNTSETSASNGTSNDNNHYDGSSKRDSVIEDEIDLELRLGWRSSSSN from the coding sequence ATGTGGAAACCTAAAGATGACGACGATTCGTGGGAAATCAGAGCATTTGAGGAAGATACTAGCAATTCCATGGGTGCAACTTGGCCCCCAAGGTCCTATACTTGTACCTTTTGTCGAAGAGAGTTCCGTTCCGCCCAAGCCCTTGGTGGCCACATGAATGTGCACCGCCGTGACCGTGCCAAGCTCAATCAAACACCACTTGCTTCAAATAGCTCTACTACTTTCCCCAATGCTAATTCTACCCTCCTAATTCAAACTCCAGAATTCATCACAAATGGTGGACTTTGCCTTCTCTACTCCTTACCTAATAACCCTAATACTATCTTCAACCCTTCAACAGTTAATTCTAGTGTGGATCCCTCTACTCTTCTCACTATCCCACCCTCTTTTATGAATAATTTGATGTCTTCTTGCACTCCTCCATCTTTAAATTTTCCAATCAACCAGCCTCAAAATATCAATTCATCATCTAACACTAGTGAAACTTCAGCATCTAATGGTACTAGTAATGATAATAATCACTACGATGGTAGCAGCAAGAGAGATTCAGTCATTGAAGATGAGATTGATCTCGAGCTTAGGCTAGGATGgagatcatcatcatcaaattaa
- the LOC104224416 gene encoding AT-hook motif nuclear-localized protein 13-like isoform X2: MNSQESQQGHHQPHHHIHSLPHQLHHPHHQQPHGIMAALPQQHQHQHQHNSYGLPDNVNNMKLPQQQNPGFALDYIDGGPSSPRGTSPARKKRGRPRKYSPSPDGNNIALGLSPTPLLTPISDSAAGGGPATPSSENSSKKLRGRPPTPLKKQLDALGTGGVGFTPHVILVNVGEDIASKLLAFSEQGPRTVCILSAHGAIRNVILRQPAMGGSTVTCEGRFEIISLSGSFFRSESNSGRTSSLSVSLAGSDGRVLGGGVAGLLTAATPVQFLAR; this comes from the exons ATGAATTCCCAAGAATCccaacaaggtcaccatcaaccCCACCACCATATTCACTCCCTACCCCACCAACtccaccacccccaccaccaacAACCCCACGGAATAATGGCGGCGCTGCCTCAACAACACCAACACCAACACCAACACAATTCGTACGGTTTGCCTGACAACGTTAATAATATGAAACTACCGCAACAACAAAACCCTGGATTTGCTTTAGATTACATTGATGGTGGGCCGTCGTCACCTAGGGGTACTTCGCCGGCAAGGAAGAAGCGAGGGCGGCCCAGAAAGTACTCTCCTAGTCCTGATGGTAACAACATAGCTTTGGGCCTCTCTCCTACTCCACTACTTACTCCCATTTCTGATTCTGCTGCTGGTGGTGGGCCCGCTACTCCCTCTTCTGAAAACTCCTCCAAGAAGCTCAGAGGCAGACCTCCTACCCCTTTAAAGAAACAGCTCGACGCACTAG GTACAGGCGGAGTTGGCTTTACACCACATGTAATCTTGGTGAACGTTGGGGAg GACATAGCATCGAAGCTACTGGCTTTCTCAGAGCAAGGACCGCGTACAGTTTGCATTCTATCTGCACATGGAGCCATTCGTAATGTCATCCTCCGGCAACCAGCCATGGGTGGTAGCACTGTGACTTGCGAG GGCCGATTTGAAATCATCTCTTTATCAGGTTCGTTCTTCCGCTCTGAAAGTAACAGTGGCAGAACAAGTAGTCTAAGTGTGTCACTGGCCGGGTCAGACGGTAGAGTTTTGGGCGGTGGAGTTGCAGGACTGCTCACGGCTGCAACACCAGTACAG TTCCTCGCCAGGTGA